The Streptomyces collinus DNA segment GACGTACCCAGACGTCAGACGGTCGAACCGTCCGGCGCCGGGGTCCTGTCGCGTCACACCAGGACATGGTCGACGAAGCACCAACGCCAGGTCTCCCCGGGCTCGTGGGTCCGCATCACGGGGTGACCGGACTCCTTATGATGCTCCGCCGCGTGCCGTCCCGGCGAGGAGTCGCAGCAGCCGACGTGACCGCAGCTGAGGCACAGCCGTAGTTGCACCGGATCCATGCCCTCCGCCAAGCACTCCGGACACGTCTCGCTGAGCGGGCCGGGTTCGGGGTGCGGCAGCGCGTCGGCGTGCGTGCACTGTTTCATGATTGCCAGGTTACGACGGTCGGGCGGAAGACCGCGTCGAAAAATGAGGGCGGGCGAGAACTATGGGCGTGATGCCACTGCTGCTGCTCGTAGCGGGCAGTGCCGCGATCGCCGCGGCGGCGCGGCGTACCCCGGTGCCGGCGCCGCTGCTGCTGGTGGCCGTGGGGCTGGCGGTCAGCTACGTCCCCGGGGTGCCCGACTACACGCTCGACCCGCACATCGTGCTGCCGCTCATCCTGCCCCCGCTGCTGCACACGGCCGCGACCGAGAGTTCCTACCTCGACCTGCGGGCGCAGCTGAGGCCCGTCGCCATGCTGTCCGTCGGGTACGTGCTGTTCGCGACCTTCGTGGTCGGCTGGGCCCTCTACGTGATCGTGCCGGACATGCCGCTGACCGCGGCCCTGGTCTTCGGCGCGGTGGTGGCGCCTCCGGACGCGGTCGCGGCGACGGCGGTGGCCCGGCGGGTGGGGCTGCCTTCGCGGATCACGACGATCCTCCAGGGCGAGTCCCTGCTGAACGACGCGACCGCGATCACCGCCTACCGGGTGGCCCTGGCCGCCGCCGTCGGCGAGGGCGCGACCTGGGCCGGGGGCATCGGCGAGTTCCTGCTCGCGGCGATCGGCGGCGTCGTGGTGGGCCTGCTGCTGATGGCGCCGATCCACTGGCTGCGCACGCACGTGAAGGAGGCGCTGCTGCAGAACACGCTCTCCCTGCTGATCCCCTTCGTCGCGTACGCCGTCGCCGAGCAGGTGCACGCCTCCGGGGTCCTCGCGGTCGTGGTCGTGGCGCTCTACCTGGGGCACCGCGCGTGGGAGGTCGATTTCGCCACGCGTCTGCAGGAGGAGGCGGTCTGGAAGATGGTCGCCTTCGTCTTGGAGTCGGCGGTGTTCGCGCTGATCGGACTGCAGCTCCCGGTGGTTCTCCAGGGCCTCGGGGAGTACGAGGGCGTCGAGGCGGCCTGGTACGCGGTCGCCGTCTTCCTGGTCGTCGTCGCGGCCCGGTTCGTCTGGGTCTACCCGGCCACCTTCCTGCCGCGGCTGCTGTCGGCCCGGGTTCGGGAACGGGAGCAGAACCCGACCTGGAAGGGGCCGTTCGTCATCGCGTGGGCCGGGATGCGGGGCGTGGTCTCCCTGGCCATCGCCTTCTCGATCCCGCTCACCCTGCACGACGGTGAGGAGCCCTTCCCGCAGCGCAACCTCATCCTCTTCCTGACGTTCACGACGGTCATCGGGACCCTGGTCGTGCAGGGTCTGACGCTGCCGCCGCTGATCCGGCTGCTGAAGTTCCCCGGGCGGGACGCGCAGACCGAGACGCTCGCCGAGGCCAACGCCCAGGCGCAGGCGTCCCGGGCCGCGGAACAGCGCCTGGACGAGCTCCTCGCCGACGAGCGCAACACCCTGCCCGCCCCGCTCGCCGACCGGCTGCGCACCGTCCTGGAGCGCCGTCGCAATGCCGTCTGGGAGCGGCTCGGGCAGACCAACCCGATCACCGGGGAGTCCGTCGACGACACCTACCGACGGCTGACGCGCGAGATGATCAGCGCCGAGCGCGAGGTGTTCGTCAAACTCCGGGACGGCCGCTACATCGACGACGAGATGCTGCGGACCCTGCTGCGCAGACTGGACCTGGAGGAGGCGGCGGCCTTCCGGGAGGCGGCGTGACGAGGAAGCGGTACCTCCGGGGGAGGAGTACCTCAGGGCGAACGGAGCGCCACCTCAGGTGGAGGAGTACCTCCGTGGGGTCGGAGCCGCGCCTCAGGAGAACGGAGCCGCACCTCAGGAGAAGGGGCGGCCGGTGACCACGGCCGCCACCGCCGTCCCGCGCGGGAAGGCGCCCTCACCGGCCAGGGTGACCAGCCCGTACAGCAGCTTGGCGACATAGAGCCGTTCGACGGGCAGGCCGTGCCGTTGCTCGAAGTCCGCCGCGAAGGTGTCGAGCTCTGCGGGCACGCGCGCGTAGCCGCCGAAATGGAAACGGTCGTCCAGGCTCCAGGTGCCGCGCCGGCCACCGAAGGCCGCACGCTGCAGGGCTTCCGTCTCGGCGGTCAGGAAGCCGCCCCTGAGCACCGGCACGCCCAGGGCGCGCTGGCCGGGAGCGAGACCGGAGGCCAGTCCCGCGAGCGTGCCGCCGGTGCCGCAGGCCACGGCGACGGCCTCGGCGTGCCCGCGCAGCTCGGCGCCGAGCGCCCGGCAGCCCCGCACGGCCTCGGCGTTGCTGCCGCCCTCGGGGACGACGTAGGCCTCCTCGGCGTCCGCCGCTCGCAGGATGCCGGCCAGGACGGGCGGCTCGGACTTGCGGCGGTACGTCGCCCTGTCGACGAAGTGCAGCCGCATGCCGTCGGCCGTGCAGCGGGCCAGCGAGGGGTTGAGGGGCCGGCCGGCCAGTTCGTCGCCGCGCACGACACCGACCGTGGGGATGCCGAGAAGCCGGCCTGCCGCCGCAGTGGCGCGCAGATGGTTGGACCAGGACCCGCCGAAGGTGACGACGGTCCGGCCGGCCGCCGCTGTCAGGTTCGGCGCGAGCTTGCGCCACTTGTTGCCGATCAGCTCCGGATGGATCAGATCGTCCCGCTTCAGCAGCAGCCGCACGCCCCAGCGCTCGAACCGGCCGTCCACGACCTCCTGCAACGGCGAGGGGAGCCGGGGGTGCAGCGCGGCGAGTATGGGGGTGTCGGGGCTGGTCACCGGGCCATTGTCACCCGGGAGTGTGAGAGAGGGGCTCGGGGGCTGACGGGGGCTCTGGGGCCGGACACCCTCACCCCGGTCGCGGACGCGAGTGCCTGCGAACGCCGTGACGGGCCCCCTCTGCCCAACTGTACAAAGATCCATTCCCGCTCTTTCGTGTAATAGCACCGCGACGTGGAGTGAGGAAGGCTTGCTCGTGCACATCGATGCCCGGGGCGTATGGGCGTCGGTCACAACCGGGAGGGCAGTTCTCTATGTCGGTAGGCGAAGAGGTCCGCACGGAGCAGACCAAGCCGCAGCAGAGTCTCGGCACGGCGGCCGCGCGGAACCTGGCCACCACGACCAAGTCCGTGCCACAGATGCAGGAGATCAGCTCCCGCTGGCTGCTGCGGATGCTGCCGTGGGTCGACATCCAGGGTGGTACGTACCGGGTGAACCGGCGTCTGACGTTCGCCGTGGGCGACGGCCGGCTGACGTTCGTGAAGACCGGTGACCGCGTCGAGATCATCCCCGCCGAGCTGGGCGAACTGCCGGCGTTGCGGTCGTACGAGGACGAGGAGGTGCTCTTCGAGATCGCCCGCCGCTGCGAGCAGCGGGAGATCCCGGCGGGCGATGTCATCGCCTCGTTCGGCAGTCCGTCCGACGAGGTGTACCTCCTGGCGCACGGCAGGGTGGAGAAGGTCGGTACGGGACCGTACGGGGAGGACGAGTCCCTCGGAGTCCTCGCCGACGGTGCCTACTTCGGAGACGACGCGCTGCTGAACGAGGACGCGATCTGGGAGTACACCGCCCGCGCCCTCACCGCGTGCACCGTGCTCGTGCTGCCCCGCCAGGAGTTCGAGCAGATCGCGGAGCGCTCGGACACCCTGCGCGAACACCTCCAGCACCGCCGCTCCATCCCCTCGCAGCGCTCCAACAAGTACGGCGAGAAGGAGATCGACCTCTCCTCCGGTCACTCCGGCGAGCCGGACATCCCGCACACCTTCGTCGACTACGAGGCCCGGCCCCGTGAGTACGAACTGAGCGTCGCCCAGACCGTGCTGCGCATCCACACGCGCGTGGCCGACCTCTACAACCAGCCCATGAACCAGACCGAGCAGCAGATCCGGCTGACGGTCGAGGCGCTGAAGGAGCGCCAGGAGCACGAGCTCATCAACAACCGCGACTTCGGGCTCCTGCACAACTGCGAGTACGACCAGCGGATCCAGCCGCACGACGGCGTGCCCGGGCCGGACGACCTGGACGAGCTGCTCAGCAGGCGCCGCGGCACCAAGATGCTCCTCGCCCATCCGCGCGCCATCGCCGCGTTCGGCCGCGAACTCAACAAGCGCGGGCTGGTCCCGGAGACCATCGACATGGCCGGCAACCGCATCCCGACCTGGCGCGGTGTGCCGATCTACCCGTGCAACAAGATCCCGGTCTCGGACGCCCGTACGACGTCCATCATCGCGCTGCGTACCGGCGAGGCCGACCAGGGCGTCATCGGTCTGCGCGCCTCCGGCATCCCCGACGAGATCGAGCCGAGCCTGTCGGTCCGCTTCATGGGCATCAACGAACAGGCCATCATCAAATACCTGGTCACGGCCTACTACTCGGCCGCGGTCCTGGTACCGGACGCGCTCGGCGTCCTGGAGAACGTCGAGATCGGCCGCTGGCGGTGACGCTCCCGGCACGCCGGCCGTGTCCCCGCCCGTCCGGGCGGGTACACCCTCGGGGTACGAGCCCAGCGGCAGCGGAAGCGCCACCGTCCGCTCATTCTCCGAGGCGGTCCCATGGGTGAGTCCTCCACGAAGTCCAGGAAGGGGACGACGCTGCCCGCCCGCGGTGGGCAGGGCGGCGCCGAACCCCGGGCGTCGGCCGGGGCTCCGGAAAGGCAGGGGGGCATCGGGACACAGAGGGACGGCGGGCCGGAACCGGCCGAAGGGCACGAGGCGGTCATGCTGCTGGAGCGGGCCCGGGCGGAGGTCGACCCGGTGCTGCGGGCCGCGCTCGGCTCGCTGCCGGGGCCGATGCGCCGGGTCGCGCTCCACCACTTCGGCTGGGAGCAGGGCGACGGCACCTCGGCGGACGGGGGCTCCGGCAAGGCGATCCGGCCGGCGCTGGTCCTCGCCGCGGCGGCGGCCCTCGGCGGGTCCGAGGCGCGGGCGGGGGCGGCTCGGGCGGCCGCCGCGGTGGAGCTGGTGCACAACTTCACGCTGCTGCACGACGACGTGATGGACCGGGACACCACCCGCCGCCATCGCCCCACCGCGTGGACGGTGTTCGGCGACGCCGACGCCATCCTCGCCGGGGACACCCTGCAGGCGCTGGCCCTGCGGCTGCTCGCCCAGGATCCGCACCCGGCCTCCCAGGCCGCCGCCGCCCGGCTCGCGGACTGCGTGGTGGAACTGTGTGCGGGCCAGCACGCGGACACGGCCATGGAGCGGCACGCCCCCGGCGACGTCACGCTCGACGACGTGCTCGCCATGGCGGAGGCCAAGACGGGCGCCCTGATCGGGAGTGCGTGCGCGATCGGCGGGCTGTACGCGGGTGCCTCGGAGGAGGAAGTGGCGGCGCTGGACGCGTTCGGCAGAGAGGCCGGGCTCGCCTTCCAGCTCATCGACGACGTCATCGGCATATGGGGCGACCCGCGCCGCACGGGCAAGCCCGCCGGTGCCGACCTGGCCGTACGGAAGAAGTCGCTGCCGGTGGTGGCGGCCCTCGCCTCCGGTACACCGGAGGCGGCCGAACTCGCCGAACTGTACGCACGAACCAGCGAGAAGGAGGACCTGGACGACATCGCCGTGACCGTGGAGCGCGCGGGCGGCCGTGACTGGGCGCAGGGCCAGGCGGCCGACCGGATGGCCCGGGCGATGCAGCAGCTGGCCCGGGCGGTCCCGGACCCGGAGGCGGCGGGCGGTCTGCTCGCCCTCGCCGAGTTCGTGACGCGGCGCAGCA contains these protein-coding regions:
- a CDS encoding family 2B encapsulin nanocompartment shell protein, with product MSVGEEVRTEQTKPQQSLGTAAARNLATTTKSVPQMQEISSRWLLRMLPWVDIQGGTYRVNRRLTFAVGDGRLTFVKTGDRVEIIPAELGELPALRSYEDEEVLFEIARRCEQREIPAGDVIASFGSPSDEVYLLAHGRVEKVGTGPYGEDESLGVLADGAYFGDDALLNEDAIWEYTARALTACTVLVLPRQEFEQIAERSDTLREHLQHRRSIPSQRSNKYGEKEIDLSSGHSGEPDIPHTFVDYEARPREYELSVAQTVLRIHTRVADLYNQPMNQTEQQIRLTVEALKERQEHELINNRDFGLLHNCEYDQRIQPHDGVPGPDDLDELLSRRRGTKMLLAHPRAIAAFGRELNKRGLVPETIDMAGNRIPTWRGVPIYPCNKIPVSDARTTSIIALRTGEADQGVIGLRASGIPDEIEPSLSVRFMGINEQAIIKYLVTAYYSAAVLVPDALGVLENVEIGRWR
- a CDS encoding 1-aminocyclopropane-1-carboxylate deaminase/D-cysteine desulfhydrase, with amino-acid sequence MTSPDTPILAALHPRLPSPLQEVVDGRFERWGVRLLLKRDDLIHPELIGNKWRKLAPNLTAAAGRTVVTFGGSWSNHLRATAAAGRLLGIPTVGVVRGDELAGRPLNPSLARCTADGMRLHFVDRATYRRKSEPPVLAGILRAADAEEAYVVPEGGSNAEAVRGCRALGAELRGHAEAVAVACGTGGTLAGLASGLAPGQRALGVPVLRGGFLTAETEALQRAAFGGRRGTWSLDDRFHFGGYARVPAELDTFAADFEQRHGLPVERLYVAKLLYGLVTLAGEGAFPRGTAVAAVVTGRPFS
- a CDS encoding Na+/H+ antiporter is translated as MGVMPLLLLVAGSAAIAAAARRTPVPAPLLLVAVGLAVSYVPGVPDYTLDPHIVLPLILPPLLHTAATESSYLDLRAQLRPVAMLSVGYVLFATFVVGWALYVIVPDMPLTAALVFGAVVAPPDAVAATAVARRVGLPSRITTILQGESLLNDATAITAYRVALAAAVGEGATWAGGIGEFLLAAIGGVVVGLLLMAPIHWLRTHVKEALLQNTLSLLIPFVAYAVAEQVHASGVLAVVVVALYLGHRAWEVDFATRLQEEAVWKMVAFVLESAVFALIGLQLPVVLQGLGEYEGVEAAWYAVAVFLVVVAARFVWVYPATFLPRLLSARVREREQNPTWKGPFVIAWAGMRGVVSLAIAFSIPLTLHDGEEPFPQRNLILFLTFTTVIGTLVVQGLTLPPLIRLLKFPGRDAQTETLAEANAQAQASRAAEQRLDELLADERNTLPAPLADRLRTVLERRRNAVWERLGQTNPITGESVDDTYRRLTREMISAEREVFVKLRDGRYIDDEMLRTLLRRLDLEEAAAFREAA
- a CDS encoding family 2 encapsulin nanocompartment cargo protein polyprenyl transferase, with the translated sequence MGESSTKSRKGTTLPARGGQGGAEPRASAGAPERQGGIGTQRDGGPEPAEGHEAVMLLERARAEVDPVLRAALGSLPGPMRRVALHHFGWEQGDGTSADGGSGKAIRPALVLAAAAALGGSEARAGAARAAAAVELVHNFTLLHDDVMDRDTTRRHRPTAWTVFGDADAILAGDTLQALALRLLAQDPHPASQAAAARLADCVVELCAGQHADTAMERHAPGDVTLDDVLAMAEAKTGALIGSACAIGGLYAGASEEEVAALDAFGREAGLAFQLIDDVIGIWGDPRRTGKPAGADLAVRKKSLPVVAALASGTPEAAELAELYARTSEKEDLDDIAVTVERAGGRDWAQGQAADRMARAMQQLARAVPDPEAAGGLLALAEFVTRRSS
- a CDS encoding UBP-type zinc finger domain-containing protein; amino-acid sequence: MKQCTHADALPHPEPGPLSETCPECLAEGMDPVQLRLCLSCGHVGCCDSSPGRHAAEHHKESGHPVMRTHEPGETWRWCFVDHVLV